AACAGACAGTTCTCTTGAACGCACTGGTTGGAGATTTCCAAGTTCCTAACAGTCTTGAAGGCACTGGTTGGAGATTTCCAAGTTCCTAATAGTCTTGAAGGCACTGGTTGGAGATTTCCAAGTTCCTAATAGTCTTGAACGCACTGGTTGGAGATTTCCAAGTTCCTAATACTCTTGAAGGCACTGGTTGGAGATTTCCAAGTTCCTAATAGTCTTGAAGGCACTGTTTGGAGATTTCCAAGTTCCTAATAGTCTTGAAGGCACTGGTTGGAGATTTCCAAGTTCCTAATAGTCTTGAAGGCACTGGTTGGAGATTTCCAAGTTCCTAATAGTCTTGAAGGCACTGGTTGGATATTTCCAAGTTCCTAATAGTCTTGAAGGCACTGTTTGGAGATTTCCAAGTTCCTAATAGTCTTGAAGGCACTGTTTGGAGATTTCCAAGTTCCTAATAGTCTTGAAGGCACTGTTTGGAGATTTCCAAGTTCCTAATAGTCTTGAAGGCACTGTTTGGAAATTTCCAAGTTCCTAATAGTCTTGAAGGCACTGTTTGGAGATTTCAAGTTCCTAATAGTCTTGAAGGCACTGGTTGGAGATTTCCAAGTTCCTAATAGTCTTGAATGCACCAATACTGTACTAAAACCCACAACACATTTAAAGAAACAATCTGGAAGTTGCTAAATCCATTTTTAGACTTTCAAATGTATAATACATTGATTGTTGAAGGATATAATGTTTTataccaataacatttgatttgagttgacTATATTtagctatatactgtatataactaaacCTCATGATCTTAGTTCAATGGTCGAACCCATCAGAACCTAAAATATAAGATTGTTTTACTCCTTTGTTTGTAAACaacgtaaatgtaaacaaacactgtatagcctcaaatgGTAAAATCGATCATGTTGATGTCATGGATCCAGATCTCTGTCTATGAGTTTCAGAGTGCTTTCATTTCTCTAGCCCCGTCCCTCGACCATTTACCAAATCAGTTATGTTGTTCAAACTGCAGATTGCCGCTTTAAGGTTGGGATGAAGAGTAGTACCCACCAGTCCTTCTGTCAACATGTTATAGACCACAGTGCCACTGATGTCAGATTTAACCACGATGCCCCTGGCTGGCACCCTGACCAGATGGCACCGGCGGTGTTCTCTCACAGGGGCCCTGGTTCCGTCTCTACACAACAGCTCGTAGTCTGCAGACTTCAGCCCAGCGGTCCAGGCAGGGTCACCGTTTCCTACAACACAGTAGGACAGGCACCGGGTTATACACTTCTACATACGCTAGCCGGGGGCAGAGGAGGCGGAGGGCAGGACTGTTTGGTACCAACATAAGGTGACTCTTAAACAGGAACCTCTGTACTGTTGATATTGTAGTAAATTGTTAGTTTGTAATTGATGCTTCTGTTAGTGTTTTTTTAATTGCATTGAGTGTTAACTGATAGAGAGGAGCTCAGTCTACCTTCTGTGTTCTCCATTACTGTAGTGtgctttacagagagagaggagagagagagagagagagaggagacagaggagaagagagagagagagagagagatgagaggagagagagagaggagacagagagagagagagagagagagacagaggagagagagaggagagatagagagaagagagagagaggagagaagagagaaagaggagagatagagaggagagagaggaaagagaggagatagagaggagagagagagagagagagagagagtggagacagagagaggagatagtggagacagagagaggagagagagagggagacagagagaggagatagtggagacagagaggagacagagaggagagatagagagagaggagagagagaggagacagagagagagagagagagagagagagagagagagaagagagagagagacagagagaagaagagaggagacagagagagagagaggagacagagagagagagagagagagagacagagagagaagagagagggagacagagaagagaagagagaggagacagaggagagaagagagaggagacagagagagaagagagaggagacagagagagagaggagagagagagagagagagagagagagagaggagacagagagagagagagagaggagacagaggaagagagaggagacagagagagagagaggagacagagagagagagaggagacagagaagagagaggagacagagaagagaaagagagagaggagaagagaaagaagacagagagagagagaggagaggagacagagaggagagaggagaggagacgagagaggagagatagagagagagagagagagagagagagagagagagagagagagagagagagagaggagacagtgagagagagagacagagaggagagatagagagagagagagagatagagagagagagagagagagagaggagacagtgagagagagacagagaggagagatggagagagagaggagacagtgagagagagacagagagaggagagaagagagaggagagagagagagagagagagaggagagagagagagagaggagaggagagaggagagagaggagagagagagagaggagaggagagagaggagagagaggagctcagCCTACCGTCTGTGTTCTCCATAACTGTGGTGTGCTTTATAAATGCCACCTCTCCTGCATCTTCAGCCAAACACCtgtctcacagagagagagagagagacagacaggatgagTTACGTTGATATATTCTCCTAGATGGGTTTGCTTTATCCATCCCTTAGGCCCAGTTTGAACACTCTAGAAATGCTGCCTTGTAATTGAATGAATGTTATACATCATTGAGGAGAAGCTGAGCTGGGGCACTAATGGTCTACATGGTCTGGATGTAGAATTGAATGATTGATGAGGAACAGGAACCTGTCCTGAGTAACAATCTGTGTTGCTGTGCACAGGAGgagcacgcagacagacagacagacagacagacagacagacagacagacagacagacagacagacagacagacagacagacagacagacagacagacagacagacagacagacagacagacagacagacagacagacagacagacagacagacagacagacagacagacagacagagagtgatcATAATGTGGGGGTTAATCTGAGAGTACAGTCCAGTAGTAAAGGCTGTACAGTatcagtgtacagtatcagtgtgACAGTatcagtgtacagtatcagtgtgACCGTGTACAGTATCAGTGTGACCGTGTACAGTATCAGTGTGACCGTGTACAGTATCAGTGTGACCGTGTACAGTATCAGTGTGACAGTGTACCTTACCTGAAGGCCCCGTTGTAAGCGTAGTATCTCTCCTTGTCAGTGTTGTCACAAACAAACTGTCCATTGATGTTGCCTTTACACAGCTGGCAAAGGGAGGGAGGGTCTCCCTGTGACCCAGGGATACAGCTGGCATTAAAGAAATCAGCCACTCCTGGGGAAACACCACAAACAGGTTAGTGGTTTCAAAGCTCCTACAGTGTAGTGTGcagagtgtgtgtactgtatgtgtgcgtctgccgaagacgtggatgttgattaaggcagcccccccccccccgctcctcagaggggttgggttaaatgctgaagacacatttcagttgaatgcattcagttggacAGTTGACTAGTACCCCCCGCCCCCCCACTCCTCTCAGAGGGGattcagagggggggggggttcagaggGGTGGGGTGGTCAGAGGGGATtcagaggggggggagggggggggattcagagtggttgggttaaatgcagaagacacatttcactagcgtgtgtgtgtgtgttttcttgcgTGCGTacactagcgtgtgtgtgtgtgtgttttcttgcgTGCGTACACTAGCGTGTGTGTTTAGTTGTGTGCgtacactagtgtgtgtgtgttttcttgcgtgtgtgtgtgtgtgttttcttgcgTGCGTacactagcgtgtgtgtgtgtgttttcttgcgTGCGTACACTAGCGTGTGTGTTTAGTTGTGTGCGTACACTAGCGTGTGTGTTTTCGTGCGTGCCTAcactagcgtgtgtgtgttttcgtgCGTGCCTACACtagcgtgtgtgtttgttttcttgCGTGCGTACACTAGCATGTGTTTTCGTGCGTGCATacactagcgtgtgtgtgtgtgtgtgtgtgtgtgtgtgtgtgtgtgtgtgtgtgtgtgtgtgtgtgtgtgtgtgtgtgtgtgtgtgtgtgtgtgtgtgtgtgtgtgtgtgtgtgtgtgtgtgtgtgtgtgtgtgtgcgtacactagcgtgtgtgtgtgtgtgttttcttgcgTGCGTacactagcgtgtgtgtgtgttttcttgcgTGCATacactagcgtgtgtgtgtgtgttttcttgcgAGCGTAcactagcgtgtgtgtgttttcttgcaTGCGTacactagcgtgtgtgtgtgttttcttgcgTGCGTacactagcgtgtgtgtgtgtgtgttttcttgcgTGCGTacactagcgtgtgtgtgtgtgtgttttcttgctTGCGTacactagcgtgtgtgtgtgtgtgtgttttcttgcgTGCGTacactagcgtgtgtgtgtgtgtgttttcttgcgTGCGTAcactagcgtgtgtgtgttttcttgcaTGCGTacactagcgtgtgtgtgtgttttcttgcgTGTGTAcactagcgtgtgtgtgttttcttgcgTGCCTAcactagcgtgtgtgtgttttcttgcaTGCGTacactagcgtgtgtgtgtgtgtgttttcttgcgTGCGTacactagcgtgtgtgtgtgttttcttgcgTGCGTACACTAGCGTGTGTGTCACAATTCCCTACCTTGTGGGATGTTACAGCCCATGACAGACATCTTGCTCTGGTCGATGAGGTATCCCAGAGGCATGTTCCAGCCGGCAGTACGTCCCTTCCCTGTGTGACATGTCTTCCTGCCCTTCAgtgtgttgatgttgatgtccGGCTTCACCTTCTTCACCACGGCAACCGCATAGTAGGTGGTGCCCTCTCCtgtggaggtcaggggtcagggggatAGTAATCTGTTATTGGTCCAGTTTAATCATGTGCTTCCCTCTTTCACTTTGAGGAACAGAGTCAAAACAGACACAATAGAGGGATATGACCTTGTCTGCTGTCATAAGACAgttcatctcagtgctagagtcatcactacagacaccctggttcgaatccaggctgtattacaaccgaccgtgattgggagttctaTAGgactgcgcacaattggcccagcattgtacgggtttggcccagtgtagaccgtcattgtaaataagaatttgcctaGTTTTTTAATTAAACATACTTGAATCTCCAGTAAATCATTAACATACCGTATGTACTACATTTATATGATATGTTCCTCTTTGTGCGTTACGGGTAAAGTTTGCACAAGCATGTCATAAAAACAGAGTAAACATATCCAACGCTCATATCTAACGCTCATATCCAACGCTCATATCCAACGCTCATATCCAACGCTCATATCCAACGCTCATATCCAACGCTCATATCCAACGCTCATATCCAACGCTCATATCTAACGCTCATAACTAACGCTCATATCCAACGCTCATATCCAACGCTCATATCCAACGCTCATATCCAACGCTCATATCCAACGCTCATATCCAACGCTCATATCCAACGCTCATAACTAACGCTCATATCCAACGCTCATATCCAACGCTCATATCTAACGCTCATATCTAACGCTCATAAATGATCGTGAAAGACACAAATTACTTTATGCGAAATTGgtgacagacacactgacacacaaacatAAACTCTTTACCATCAGCAGAAGTCTCTCCTGCAGCTATTTTGAAGTTAGTTTCTTCCCCCAGTTTGTAGATATCCTTAGCGCTCATTGAAAAGGCATCTACTTGGTTTTTCTAGGAGAAAGAAATGAAGAGGGGTTTAAATAGCATGTTTCAATGGTGAACGCAACGTTATGAAATGAAATAGTGTTGCTTCCTAATCCGTCGAACTCAGGACATCGGCAGATACTCCTAGACAACGAGGTCAACACATGCTCCAAAAAGTGATATCATTATCCTATCCAAGACttaaataaacaaacaatatCACAGCAATTATtaagaaaatataaaaatataaacatcAACTGTCGCAAACAACTgaataaatacactgctcaaaaaaataaagggaacacttaaacaacacaatgtaactccaagtcaatcacacttctgtcaaatcaaactgtccacttaggaagcaacactgattgacaagacatttcacatgctgttgtgcaaatggaatagacaacaggtggaaattataggcaattagcaagacacccccaataaaggagttgttctgcaggtggtgaccacagaccacttctcagttcctatgtttcctggttcacactgagcacatgttaGACGTGACAGAggctggagatgccgtggagaacgttctgctgcctgcaacatcctccagcatgactggtttggcggtgggtcagtcatggtgtggggtggcatttctttgggtgggccgcacagccctccatatgctcgccagaggtagcctgactgccattaggtaccgagaggagatcctcagaccccttgtgagaccatatgctggtgcggttggccctgggttcctcctaatgcaagacaatgctagacctcatgtggctggagtgtgtcagcagttcctgcaagaggaaccgccacctcatcaggagcatgcccaggcgtggtagggaggtcatacaggcatgtggaggccacacacactactgagcctcattttgacttgttttaaggacattacatcaaagttggatcagcctgtagtgtggttttccactttaattttgagtgtgactccaaatccagacctccatgggttgattgatacatttgatttccattgatcatttgtgtgtgattttgttgtcagcacattcaactatgtaaagaaaaaagtatttaataagaatatttaattcattcagatctaggatgtgttattttagtgttccctttatttttttgagcagtgtatatatatatattttagatttgatcAAGTTTCATAGGAAGTCATATAAAAA
The DNA window shown above is from Oncorhynchus gorbuscha isolate QuinsamMale2020 ecotype Even-year unplaced genomic scaffold, OgorEven_v1.0 Un_scaffold_10154, whole genome shotgun sequence and carries:
- the LOC124030244 gene encoding melanotransferrin-like; the protein is MWILVASLILGLQTVSGQSTIRWCAISAQEMTKCNAMAQAFSSAAIRPIIQCVSDVSVEGCAQKIGKNQVDAFSMSAKDIYKLGEETNFKIAAGETSADGEGTTYYAVAVVKKVKPDININTLKGRKTCHTGKGRTAGWNMPLGYLIDQSKMSVMGCNIPQGVADFFNASCIPGSQGDPPSLCQLCKGNINGQFVCDNTDKERYYAYNGAFRCLAEDAGEVAFIKHTTVMENTDGNGDPAWTAGLKSADYELLCRDGTRAPVREHRRCHLVRVPARGIVVKSDISGTVVYNMLTEGLTKSGFPIFQSGELGSNLLFSVSSTEFLRPECMMILRRGWAPSTTTLSKPWTASQQSCPSPCVGVCCPAMSSRSVQTWPRPSVPSLWSQYPNDGIFSGRLHEEDP